DNA from Gephyromycinifex aptenodytis:
ATCCTCAGCGACTCAGGCAGCCGCGTGGTCTTCGCCGAGGATGCCGCTCAGGTGGCCAAGCTCGAATCCCGCCGCGGGGCGCTTGCCGATGTCGCCAAAGTAGTCGTCATCGACAGCGCTGGTGTGGAGCTGGGGGACTGGGTCATCGACCTCTCTCAGCTTGTCGAGCTCGGTCGTGAAGCACTGGAGAAGGACCCCGGGCTGCTGGAAGCTCGCGTCGACGCGCTCACTCCCGATCACTTGGCGACGATCATCTACACCTCCGGAACCACCGGAACACCCAAGGGTGCCGAGATCACCCACTCGGCCCTGGTGTACGAGGGCGCAGCGATCGCATCGATCGGAATGCTCACCGAGGAGGACCTGCAGTTCTTGTGGTTGCCGCTGGCTCATGTCTTCGGCAATGTGCTGCTCATTCTGGGCCTCACCAATGGTTTCCCCACCTGTGTGGACGGTCGCATCGACCGGATCGTGGAGAACATGGAGCGGGTCAAGCCGACCTTCATGGGCGCCGCGCCGCGCATCTTCGAGAAGGCCTACGCCAAGATCAACGCCGTCCTGCACGAGGGCAGCCCGGTCAAGGCCAAGCTGGCCGACTGGGCTGTCGGGGTGGGCTTGCAGGTGGCTGCGGCCGCTGAACGTGGAGAAGCCTGCTCGCCGGTGCTCACGGCGCAATATGCGGTCGCGGACAAACTCGTGTTGTCCAAGATTCGGGCGCGTTTCGGGGGACGGATCCGGTTCATGATCTCCGGCTCGGCCCGACTCGACCCGTCGCTGTCTCGATGGTTCGCTGCCGCCGGGATGCTCATCTGCGAGGGCTACGGACTCACCGAGACCTCCGCGGCCACCTGTGTGAACCGGCCCTGGCGCGGGGCTCACCAGCACGGCACGATCGGTTGGCCGTTCCCCGGAACCAGCGTCCGGATCGCCGAGGACGGCGAGCTGCTCGTCAAGGGTCCCGGGGTCATGCGCGGGTATCACAACCAGCCGGAAGCGACCAAGGAAGCGTTCACCGCGGACGGTTTCTTCTGCACCGGGGACATCGGCGAGATCGACTCGCGGGGTTTCGTGCGCATCACCGACCGCAAGAAGGACCTCTTCAAGACCTCCGGCGGCAAGTACATCGCGCCGGCGCTCATCGAAACGCGTTTCAAGGCGATCTGCCCGTACGTCGGGCAGTTCATCGTGCTCGGCAGCGAGCGCAACTTCGCCGCGGCGCTGATCACGCTGGACCCCGAGCCCATCACCGCCTGGGCCAAGACCCAGGGAATGGAGTCCGCCTCGTATGAGGAGATCGTGACTTCGCAGGAGGCGCGCGACCTCATCGCAGGGTACGTCGATGAACTCAACTCGGGTCTGAACCGCTGGGAGACGATCAAACGATTCACGATCCTGCCCCGCGACCTGACGATCGACGACGGTGACCTCACTCCGAGCCTGAAGCTTCGACGTCGGGTCGTGGCGGAGAAGTTCAGCGACGAGATCGCCGAGCTGTACTCCGGTGAGGGTCAGGCGTGATGAGGGGGCAGTCCGACTCGGCGGCGTCAGACCGTAGCCGACTGCGTCCTGCTCGCCTGCCGACCTGGCGGGAACTCGTGTCCAGCCCGGAGGCGCTGCGCCGCGGCATGAACGTGTGGCCCCCCTTCCTCTTCGCCGGGATCCGGGTCATCGAGATTGCGCCCGACTTCGCGGGGGCGACGGTGGAGTTGCGGCTGCGTACCTTGACCCGCAACTACGTGGGCACGCAGTACGGCGGGTCGATGTTCTCCATGACCGACCCGTTCTGGATGCTGCTGCTCGGGCACCGCCTCGGGCCCGATTACGTGGTGTGGGATCAGCGCGCCGAGATCGAGTTCCTCAAGCCGGGCCGGGCCGATGTGCGCACCCACTTCGAGGTCAGCGATGAACTGGTAGCGCAGCTACGAGCCGAGGCCGAGGGCGGCCGCAAGGTGCTGCACTGGCTCAGCAACGACATCGTCACCGCTGAGGGCACCCTGATCGCGCGGGTGCGCCGCCAGGTCTACATCCGACACAAGGACCACACCCGGGGATACTGATCGTCTCGGCAAATGGACGAGGAGGTTTTCAGCCAGGCGGGGGGCTTCACCTACTCTTGGCGCATGTCTGGACAGTCCCGATTCGCTGAGCTGGAGCCGTTGCTGCACAACGTCAGCAAGCCGCTGCAGTACGTCGGCGGTGAGTTGAACTCACAGGTCAAGGATTGGGAGTGCGGCGGGGAGAACACCGTCCGCTGGGTGCTGATGTACCCCGACGCCTACGAAGTGGGCCTGCCCAACCAGGGCGTCATGATCCTGTACGAAGTCCTCAACGAGCGCCAGGACGCCCTCGCGGAGCGCACGTACGCGGTCTGGCCCGATCTGGAGGAGCAGATGCGCGCGGCGGGAGTTCCCCAACTCACCGTCGACGGGCATCGCGCGGTCGCTGATTTCGACGTGTTCGGGCTGAGCTTTCCGACCGAGCTGAACTACACGAACATGCTTTCCGCGCTGGACTTGGCAGGCATCCCGCTGCGTAGCGCCGAACGTAGCGATGAGCACCCCATCGTGCTCATCGGAGGGCACGCCAGCTTCAACCCCGAACCGGTCGCGCCGTTCATCGACGCCGCCATCATCGGTGACGGTGAGCAGGCGGTTCTGGCCGTCACCGACATCATTCGGGAATGGAAGGCCCAAGGCCGCCCCGGCGGCCGTCACGAGGTGCTGTTGCGCCTGGCCCACAGCGGCGGCGTCTACGTTCCGGCGTTCTACACCGTCGAGTACGACGCAGACGGTTCGTTGCTCCCGGTCCAGGTGCGCCAGGACTGCCCAGGGGTCCCCGAGCGTGTCGACAAGCACACCGTCATGGACCTCGACGAGTGGCCCTATCCCAAGGCGCCCTTGGTTCCGCTCACCGAGAGCGTCCACGAGCGGATGAGCGTCGAGATCTTCCGCGGTTGCACCCGCGGCTGCCGGTTCTGCCAGGCCGGGATGATCACTCGTCCGGTGCGGGAGCGCTCGATCACCGGCATCGGGGAGATGGTGGAGCGGGGGCTCGCCGCGACCGGCTACGAAGAGGTCGGCCTGCTTTCGCTGAGCAGCGCCGACCACTCA
Protein-coding regions in this window:
- a CDS encoding DUF4442 domain-containing protein — its product is MRGQSDSAASDRSRLRPARLPTWRELVSSPEALRRGMNVWPPFLFAGIRVIEIAPDFAGATVELRLRTLTRNYVGTQYGGSMFSMTDPFWMLLLGHRLGPDYVVWDQRAEIEFLKPGRADVRTHFEVSDELVAQLRAEAEGGRKVLHWLSNDIVTAEGTLIARVRRQVYIRHKDHTRGY
- a CDS encoding AMP-dependent synthetase/ligase → MVLENAQTEPYDRARLEARPQSVAHLLRERFAATPDGGAYQYFDHDDLISLTWSEFADQMRPWAAGLAALGVEIGDRVAIISTSRYEWVVANWAIQYCGAATTTVYPSSQAADVAFILSDSGSRVVFAEDAAQVAKLESRRGALADVAKVVVIDSAGVELGDWVIDLSQLVELGREALEKDPGLLEARVDALTPDHLATIIYTSGTTGTPKGAEITHSALVYEGAAIASIGMLTEEDLQFLWLPLAHVFGNVLLILGLTNGFPTCVDGRIDRIVENMERVKPTFMGAAPRIFEKAYAKINAVLHEGSPVKAKLADWAVGVGLQVAAAAERGEACSPVLTAQYAVADKLVLSKIRARFGGRIRFMISGSARLDPSLSRWFAAAGMLICEGYGLTETSAATCVNRPWRGAHQHGTIGWPFPGTSVRIAEDGELLVKGPGVMRGYHNQPEATKEAFTADGFFCTGDIGEIDSRGFVRITDRKKDLFKTSGGKYIAPALIETRFKAICPYVGQFIVLGSERNFAAALITLDPEPITAWAKTQGMESASYEEIVTSQEARDLIAGYVDELNSGLNRWETIKRFTILPRDLTIDDGDLTPSLKLRRRVVAEKFSDEIAELYSGEGQA